TCTTTGTATTGAAAACCTACAATAGGGCTTACCACAGCGGCCGTACCGGCTCCGAAGATTTCTTTTAAACTTCCGTCTTTGGCGGCGGCCACCAACTCATCTACTAAAACCGAACGTTCTTCTACTTTGATACCTTCGCGTTTCGCCAATTCGATTAAGCTTTTACGGGTAACACCATCCAGAATTCTTTCACTAACAGGTGCAGTAAATAAGGTATCGTTGATTCGGAAAAAGACATTCATGGTTCCGGCTTCTTCCAGTTTGGTATGCGTGGCGTCATCGGTCCAAATGATTTGTTGAAAACCTTGTTCCTGTGCTAACTTTTGCGGATAAAACTGAGCAGAATAATTTCCGGCGGCTTTGGCAGCACCAATTCCTCCATTGGCTGCTCTACTGTAATGTTCGGCAATAATCACCTTAACTTCACCCGAATAATAGGCACGGGCCGGCGAAAGGATAATCATAAAACGGTATTGTGTTGAAGGCTGAGCGATAACGCCCGAACCAATGGCAATCATAAAAGGTCTTATGTATAATGTATTGCCTAATCCTTTTTTCACCCAGTTTCTTTCTAAATCAACGATGGTTTTTAGGCCGTCAATGAAAATAGATTCCGGGACTTCGGGCATGGCCATTCTTACGGCTGATTTATTGAAACGATCTAGATTTTGATCCGGTCTGAAAAGCCACACCTCCTCGTTTTCATCTTTGTAAGCTTTCATACCTTCAAATATGGCTTGGCCGTAATGAAAAACTTTTGCCGAAGGATCAATCAGGAAAGGTTCGTAAGGTTTGATGATTGGCTTTTGCCATTGTCCTTCTTTGAAATCACACACTAACATGTGATCTGTAAATACATTTCCGAAGGCAAGGTTTTCAAAATCGACTTCGTTAATTTTAGAAGAGGGAACTCTAACTATATCGATTTCGGAAGTATTTTTTAACATCATTTAGGTTTGGTTTTTGTCAAGAGAAAAGTATAATAAATTGATAATCAATTTTTTACTACTGTTTCTTGAAAATTAGTGTTGTGTTGTTAGTTTTTTGTAAAACTAATAAAAATATGTTTGTCTTTTGCATCGCCAAAAAATATTGAAAACTTTTTCCGAAATCCTAATTTCAGCTTGTTGAGACCAACTAATTTCACAAGAATTCGGAAAATTAATTGTTAATATATTATGTGAATTTGTTAATCTGTTTACATTTGTAACTCAATTATAAAAACTAAACTTATGAAGACTATAAAAACTATCTTATTTGCTCTGGCAATGTTCGTTAGTGTAGGCGCAATGGCACAATCAGCCACTAAAGCCGCAAAGAAATTTGACAGCAAAGACTACGCTTTATTTGGCGAAAAATTTAAAGTGAGCAAGATTTTGACCAAAGATCAAATGCTTAAAAAATACAAAACCCTTAAAAAAGGCGATACTATTACAGTACAATTTCAATCTAATATTAAAGCCGTTTGTAAAAAGAAAGGCTGTTGGATGAAAATGGAACTAGCCGGTGATGATGATTCATTCGTGAAATTTAAAGATTACGGATTCTTTGTTCCGCTTAATGCTGACAACAGTGACGCTATTGTGAATGGGAAAGCTTTTGTAGACGTAGTTTCGGTTGATGAGTTAAAACATTACGCCAAAGATGGTGGAAAATCGGCCGCTGAGATTGCCAAAATCACTAAACCCGAAGTTACTTATTCCTTTACTGCGGATGGGGTTTATATCAAAAAATAATTAGGCCATAACATGAAAAAATTATTCCTGGTTGTTTTAACGATAAGCTTATTTTCTTGCCAAAAGAAAGAAGAAAAAAAAGAGGTTAAAAAAGAGGTTAAAAAAGAAGAAAAGCAATGCTCCTCAGGTTCCGGCAAAAAGTTGGAAATGTACCAGATGTCTGAAATGGCTGCTTTGATGGAACAAATGTATGTGGATAATCAACGATTGAAAGAGCGCATTAAAAAAGGCGATACGATTGGTCAGTTTCCGCAACATTTTCTCAAAATCCACAAAGCCGTGATGACTGATGATTCTGATAATGATGCTTTTTTTAAAGAACAAGCCGCTAAGTTTATCAAAGCTCAGGAATTGATTTATAAAGATCCAAAGAATGCAAAGGAGCATTTTAATGATGGAGTTGATGCTTGTATTCAATGTCACCAACAAAAATGTGGTGGCCCGATTCCGAGGATTAAGAAACTTTATATTGAATAAGTTTTGAAACGCGAAATCATCACCACCGATGATGGTTCGACTACCATTCATTTGCCGGAATGGAATGAAAGTTATCATTCTAAACACGGAGCTATTCAGGAAGCATATCATGTATTCATTAAAAATGGGTTTTCTCTTTTCGGAGGAAGACCCATTTCTATTTTGGAAATAGGTTTCGGCACCGGACTCAATTGTTTTATTACCTATTTAGAGGCCAAAAAAAAGAATCAAACTATTGACTATGTTGGAGTAGAGGCGTATCCAATTCCAATGGAAGAAGCATTGCAAATGAATTATGCCCATACGATTGAAGCTGATGAAAGTGCTGTTTTTGAGCAAATCCATCAGCATCACTGGGAAGAAAAAAATACCATCTCTCAAGATTTCACGCTAACCAAGCGTAAGCAGTTTTTTCAGGATATTAACGATGAGAATGCTTTTGATTTGATTTACTTTGATGCTTTCGGCTTTCGGGTGCAACCTGAATTATGGTCGGAGGCCATTTTTGCTCAAATGTTTCGAGCTTTAAAATCAAACGGAGTCTTGGTTACTTATGCTTGTCGAACTTCCATTAAAAATGCGATGCTATCAGCAGGTTTTTCTGTAGAAAAGCTGCCCGGTGCTCCCGGCAAAAGAGAGATGTTGCGCGCTACTAAAGCTGTTGCCAAACTTTAACATTTTACATTGTTATTTTTAACTTTAAATTTGATTGAGCCAAAAAGGATATTCTTTATTTTTGAGAAACCAAATTCGTTCTTACTTAATTATTTTAACTTAATCTAATTACTTTTTATGTCTAAATCAATGTTAGACTTCACTAAGTCTGTATTGAAAAGAGTAAGTTTTGATGTCTCTCTTTTTACCAAAGAGCTTGAAAAAGCCTGTAAGGTGTTATTGCCTTACGAATTAGAAGAATTAACATCTTGGCTTTTACAATTTACCAAAGAAAAGCCGGAATTGCAGCATTGTATGTTGCGTATTAATAATTAATAAAACTAAAAGGAACTTAAACGGTTCCTTTTTTTATTTTATTGGCAGGGAAATTTTGTTCGTAATTGTTTTACGTATATATAGTCGTATTAACTTTTAAAACGGAGAAATCATGGGACGAATGCTTTATGATTATACAAAATCCTGCATTATAAAAGGAAGTCACAATAAGTCACATTTTGTGAAGGAATTGGTAAGAGCGTCAAAAACTTTGATGCCTCACGAACAAGAAAATTTAATTAACTGGTTATTTTATTTTACGGCTGACAAGCCCGAATTGCAAAATTGGCTTTATGAGTACTTAGATAAAAATAAATTAGTAAGTTAAAACCTTAAAAAAATATTAAATAGTGCATTTCAACGATTAAAATCGTGAATAAACGATGTTTTTTTATAAAAATCATTGTGATAAAACTTTTTTTGTTTTACATTTACTAAACGTTCTTACACTAAGATAACCCCAAATCTTAACCACTATGCCTAGAATGATTTATGATTACACAAAATCGGTACTCGAAAGAGTGAGCTTCGACCCGATTCTTTTTGCTAAAGAATTAAAAAAAGCAGTAAAAAATTTACTGCCTTATGAGGTTGAACAATTAAAAAAATGGCTTCAATATTTCACAACCGAACATCCGGAGCTGAAGCAATGTTTATCTGTAGTTAGTTAACAGAAAGAAAATAAGGAGTTGGTGCAACAGCTCCTTATTTTTTTTGCAGCGGACTGATAATTTGTACATTCTGAAACGCAATCGCTCCTTTGATAACTCCTGAAATGGTACTTCTTAAAGCATCAATAATGTGAATTTTTAATTCGTTTTTAGGAAAAATTAAACTCACTTCACGCGCCGGTTTCGGTTCGGCAAAATGTTTTAATTTCAGTTGATCTTTTTCGCTTAAATTTAAAGTGTGCAAATAGGGAAGGAGCGTTATTCCTAATCCTTCATCAGCTAATTTAATCAAGGTTTCAAAACTTCCGCTTTCAATTTGAAAATGGTTTTTCTCATTCTGATTCTGATTTTTGCACAAGTTCAGTATACCATCTCGGAAGCAATGTCCATCCTGCAGCAACAAAATCTCATCAATATTTAAATCATCTATTTCGATTTCTTTTTTGTTGTAAGCAGTATTGTTTTCCGGAATGTAAGCTACAAAAGGTTCGAAATACAAAACGATTTCCTTTATTTTTTCTTCTTCCAATGGTGTAGCCGCTATAGCCGCATCCAAATGCCCGTTTTTTAATTTTTCAATAATGTCATTGGTGTTCAACTCTTCAATAACCAATTTCACTTTGGGGTATTTTTTAATAAAATTGTTTAAGAACATTGGCAACAATGTTGGCATCACGGTAGGAATGATACCTAGGCGGAATTCACCACCGATAAACCCTTTCTGTTGGTCAACGATATCTTGAATTCTATCAGCTTCATTAACTATATTCTTAGACTGATTCACAATTTTTTGTCCGATTTCCGTAAGCTGAATCGGTTTTTTGGTTCGGTCAAAAATCTGAATCTCTAATTCTTCTTCTATTTTCTGAATTTGCATGCTCAAGGTGGGTTGTGTCACAAAACACTTCTCAGCTGCCAGTGTAAAATTTTTATGCTCGGCCACGGCCAAAACATATTTAAGTTGAGTAATAGTCATTTATAGTAAAATTTGATACAAATATAAAACCTATCAATTTACTTTATAGTAATCAGTTGTTAAATTTTTTATAATAGCTATTTATTCACCTAATGAATCACTATTTTTGCGGCATGAAACAGGTATCAAGATTGCTATTACTCTTGTTCGTTACTTTTCTTTCAACACCAACCATAGTGACTTTGATTGAAAAGAACACTGATATTTCTGTTTTCTATAATTTTTCTGAAGAAGAAATTCATAAGAATGTAAAAGAGATTAAAGCCAATTTAAATGTAGATACTCCCATTGTATTCTTCGATTGGAGTCAACAAAAGAATTCTAAAATTACTTTTGAAAACTTATCTAAACACGATAATGTTTTTTCAACCATTTTTTCACCACCACCCGAATTGATTTAATACATCTGATGATTCAAAACTCTGTCTTTACAGAGTCATTATGTATTTAATTAATTTATAGGTATGACAAAAAAAATCAATCTTTTGGCGAACCTTAAAGCTGATTTTGCATCAGGTTTAGTGGTTTTCCTAGTGGCGTTACCTTTATGTCTTGGCATTGCCTTGGCGAGTGGCGCTCCTTTATTTTCCGGGATTATATCCGGAATAATTGGCGGAATTGTAGTTGGCTATCTCAGTCAGTCTCATCTAAGCGTTTCCGGTCCTGCTGCGGGCTTAACAGCAATAGTATTAACCGCGATAACAGATCTTGGTGCATTTAATATATTTTTACTTGCTGTTCTTTTGGCGGGATTAATACAGCTGGCATTAGGATTTATCAAGGCGGGTTCCATATCCAATTATTTTCCCACCAATGTTATAGAAGGAATGTTAGCAGGTATAGGGGTTATTATTTTTCTTAAACAAATCCCTCATGCTTTTGGCTATGATCCTGATTATGAAGGCGACATGGGGTTTTTACAACCCGATGGTGAGAATACATTCTCGGAGTTATTTTCGGTAGTGCACCATATTCAATTAGGCTCTATAATTATTACCATTATTTCATTATTTATTCTAATTGCTTGGACAAAAATTGAGTTTTTAAAGAAGCTAAAATTAGTCCCGGCAGCTTTAGTAGCAGTTATTGTGAGTGTACTACTCAATGAGTTTTTTATTCAATCAGGAAGTAATTTAGCCATTACTAAAAATCATTTGGTGAGCTTACCGGTTCCTACTTCGCTCGAGGAATTTAAGGCAATAATAATAATGCCTGATTTTGGAGCAATTGGTAATGCCAAAGTATGGATAGTAGCCATTACGATAGCAGTTGTAGCCTCTATCGAAACACTCTTATGTATTGAAGCAGCCGACAGAATGGACGCGCAAAAACGCTATACAGATACCAATGTGGAGTTGAAAGCCCAAGGTATCGGTAACATGATTAGCGCTCTTTTAGGAGGCTTACCGATGACTTCGGTAGTGGTAAGAACTACGGCCAACAATACGGCAGGAGCCAAGTCGAAAATGTCTACTATCATTCATGGGCTTTTATTGCTGATCAGTGTTTTGACTATTCCGGTTATACTTAACAAAATACCTTTGGCAACGCTGGCCGCTGTGTTATTATTAGTAGGCTATAAGTTGGCAAATCCCAAGACTATCAAACATTTTTGGGAAAAAGGAAAGTATCAGTTCATTCCCTTTATCGCTACTTTTGTAGCCGTAGTTTTTACCGATTTGCTTAAAGGAGTTGCACTCGGAATGATAATCAGTGTTATTTTTGTACTGAAAGGAAATATGAAACGTGCTTATTTATTCCGAAAAGAAGAATATCAGGATGGTGATGTCATTCACATCGATTTGGCACAAGAAGTTTCTTTTTTAAACAAAGCTGCCATTAAGGCCACGCTCAACTCAATTCCGGAGAATTCCAAAGTAATTATTAATGCCGATGACACGGTGTATATCGCTCATGATGTATTGGATTTAATTAAGGAATTCAAAAAAATCAGAGCCAAAGAAGAAAATATAAAAGTTAAATTAGTAGGGTTCAAAAAATCATATGATTTAGTGAATTCCGGCGAAGAAGAAAAACACGTTTTTGTTGAACACAAATAAAATAAAAGAACTATGAAAGCACATACATTAGAAACACAATCCTCCTTAACTCCATACAAAGCCCTTCAATTTTTAAAAGAAGGAAACAAACGCTTTATGAGTAATTTAAAAGTAAACCGTAACCTATTAGAGCAGGTAAATGATACCAAAAATGGGCAGTGGCCTTTTGCCATTATCTTAAGTTGTATTGATTCGAGAACTTCTGCTGAGCTTATTTTTGATCAAGGTTTGGGTGATATTTTTAGCGTGAGAGTTGCCGGAAACATACTGAACGATGATATCATAGGCAGTATGGAATTTGCTTGTAAAGTAGCCGGTTCAAAATTAGTGGTTGTCTTAGGACACAGCAAATGCGGTGCTATTAAAGGAGCTTGCAGTAATGTACAACTGGGGCATCTTACCGGACTTTTGGATAAAATAAAACCGGCTATACACGAAGTTTCAGCTCAAGGAAAAACAGATGAATCGTCGTCTGAATTTGTTGAAGAAGTGGCGCATTTTAACGTAATTCATTCTATGGATGAAATCTTAAAACGCAGCGATGTCTTAAGAGAAATGTTTAATAACGGAGAAGTTGGTTTTGTAGGCGGTTATTATGATGTAGAAACCGGGGAAGTAGAGTTTTTAAAAGAAATTCTCCACGATTAAGATGGAAAGGAAAAGAAAAAAGTCGCTTTAAGGCGACTTTTTTTATGCTTATTCTGCGTTTTCGTTGAAGGCTGACGGCAGCATTTTGGGGATAAATTTTATCAAGATAGGTAGCAATAAACTCCCGCCCGGTAAAAGAAAAATGGTCAAGGAAGGAACGGTTTTACATATATCGAGCAATTGCTTTTTGATTTTTTTCTTCTCGTCTTTATCTAAATCTTTATGGGTTGATTTGGCCAAAAGTTGCATCAGTTCTTTGCTCTCGGTGATTTCTTTCAAGAAGCGGTTTTTGTTTCTTTTGATTAGCACCACCACACTATCGGTAGTTTGATCGTAAAACGTTTTAACCGGATTAGAGTTGTTGAAATAAGGAATTTCCGCTTTGTATTTAGAAATAAAAGTATTGACAAAAGTAATACTGTCTAAGACAAATGTATCTGCTATACCTAGTTTTTCTCCTAGTTTATATAGAAAATACCGTTCTTCATTTTCCACTTGCTCATCGCTCCACAAACTGATGCCGGCCAAATCGATGATGTAGAATTTTTCCAAATCATTTTGCAAATAACTTAAATCCAACGCCTCTATGTTGGGAATGGTTGTCGGACTGAACTTATTATACCTAACGGAAGATTCAAATAGTTTCAGCAACAAATCATCGTGAGCCGAAATACCGGTTTTGGTTTTTAGCGAAAGCGAAATCACACTGATGACACTATCTTCAATTCGGTTGAAATACTTTTCAGGTAAAGCCCCTTTATCCAAATATTGCTTGAAAGCCAACACATCAATAAACAGCAGCGCATTGGTGATCACATGCGAAAAATTCTTGCTGAATAAATCTTCGTTGGTTTGGACTCTTTCGTGTATGATTTTCTCCAGTTTACTGGCGGGTGAACTGCTGGCCAACATTTTCTGCAACGGATTAAATCCTTTTGGGGTTAACAGATTATAAAAGGCTACGGTTTCATTAATAAAGTGCCCGAAATCATTGTTTTGCCTTGTCAAACGGTACATTTGAAACAAAGTATTCAACATGCCCAGTTTTGAAATCTCTTCCGGCAGCCAATCTTGTTGAGCTATAGGTTTTGGTGTGTCAAAGCTGATGATGTGCCCAAATATAAATCCGGTAGCGCGGGTTTGGCTATAGAATGCCAACTCATCACTAGGGAAAGTCTGAGGCAAAGGTTGCTGTTCTGCAAAGTATTTATCGATCCAACCGTGTACTGATGGGTTAATCATTAGCTCCTAATTTGGTTCTGCAAAACTAAATCATTTTTGTGATGATTGTGTAACCGAAGCGTTATCAAATTTAAAACGTGCCCCGTGCTTTTATATTTTGCTCACAAAGGCTGACTATTTCAATGATTCGGTTGGCTCGGGTTTCTTCCCGCTTGGCTTGATTGAGCCAATACAAATAGCTTTTCCGGTAGGTTTTACTAAAGTTGTTGTAGTTGTCAAAAGCCGTTTTATTCTTCTTAAAAGCAGCTTCCAAATCTTTCGGTACAATTAAATCTTCTACATGGTCTAAAGATTCCCATGAACCGTTTTGCTTGGCCAGCTCAATTTTACGCAAGCCACTTTCGTGCATTAAGTTCTCGGCAATCAGTTTTTCTATATAGGTTTTGTTGAGTTTGCTCCAAACACTTTTGTCTTTACGAGGGGTAAACATTTGGCGTCTTCGTTCGTCGTCTAATCTTTTGACGGTAGAATCTATCCAGCCGTAACAAATAGCCACCTGAACCGCTTCTTCCCAGCGCATGCTTTCGTACGTACTGTCAACCCGATAAAAGATTAAATAAACTCCGGTTGAAGTGTGATGATTTTCGTGCAACCACTCGCGCCATTCCTGAGCATTTTTGAAGTATAAATGTTCCTTTTCTTCCAAACGAAACTATTTTATGATGGCCGAGCAGGCTACTCTTCCGCCGGCATTTCCGGTAGGTTGTGTAGTGTAATCATCCGGATTGGCGTGTACTATCAGTCCTTTGTTTAAAATATCTTTGGTAGCATCACCACAGCCAATACACCACTCATCGGTTTTGAATAATACGGTAGCATTTCCGTCAACATCGGCAGTAAAGTTGCCTATATCGCCTTTGTGGTGTTCAGCATCGCCCCATTTACCGTGTTTTTTGAAAGTGGGATTCCAATGACCACCGGCTGAAGCGGCATCGGCTGCAGAACAATCAGCTTTTTCATGAATGTGGATGGCATGGATGCCCGGTTTTAATCCGGTGAGCTTGGCCAAAAGTGTTACTTCGCCGTTTTTTTCGGTAAAGACCGCATTTCCTTTTACGTTACTACCGCTTTTTGATTCAAAAGTAATCTCCAACTTTTTAGTATTGTCATTGGTACTTGAACTTTTGCAACTGAATATCAGCAAACCTACTGCTGCGATTCCTAAGATTATTTTTTTCATGAGAACTTATTTTTTAGAAGCATAAATGTACGCAATTGCCCAATGAAATTCGTTTAAAATAAGGTTAAAGTTTACTTGGTTTTTTCGCCTACAAAATAATCACTTTGCGATTTGAACAATACGTTGAAAGTGGTTAAACTACCGTAAATACGCGTGATGTATTGTTGCAGTTCTACTTTTTCAATTTCTTCCAAGTTACTGGCGTTGATTTTTGTTCCATTACCCTAAGACGGTCGCGGAGCATTACAATTTTGTGAAAGAAGGTATCAATCGGCACGTCTTTTCCGGCCAACCCCGCTTGTCCCGGTTCCAGTTTCATGTTGCCGCCTTTCCATTTGTCGGCTATGGCTACCGGTTCTCCCAGGCCATTCCATTTTTTCAGGATAGTTAATAAACTTTGCTCAACATCATAAAAGCTGATGGTGTCAACTTCGTTTTCAGCGGCTTCGATTACTTCAAATTCGCTGTCAATGGCTATGGTTTCTAATCCGCCGTCAATAAAAGTTACCCAATAGTCTTTGGAAGATACATTGGTTACTACGCCTTTTCCGTATTCGGAGTGATTGATTCTGGAGCCTATTCCAAGTAGTTTCATATAAATAGTATTAAGCCACTAAAATAGCAATTTGCCTGAAATAAAAAAAGGGTCTACAGTTTCAGTTCCATTTCATATTGTGAAACGGTTTTTTGGAATCCTGAGTTTTGTAAAAAGGCGATAGTGGTTGCTGAAGAAGAATCTATGTTAATCATCGAAACTTCAGGAGTATAGTTGGCGGCAATGAAACCAATCAATTGACCGGCCAGTCCTTTATTTCGATGGGTTTTAGCAATGGCAAATTGTTGAATACGGTTGCTTTTCGGATTAAAAATTAAATACCCGCAGAGCTCCTTATTTTGATAAATACCTAAGGAAACTAAATCGGTTTTACTTTTTTCGATAGCGGGAGCGGCATTTTGCCAAGAGGGTTGCCAGTCCCAAAAGGCGGTTAACTGTTTCCAATCTAAACTATTCATCACTTGGATATCAGCAGTGCCGAGCATAACTTTTTGTTGGATAGTGCCTTTGAAGCAATCTAAAGTCCGAATCGTTTTAAAGCCTGTTTTTTCATAAGTAACGATGGCCGGTTTATTAGTGGTAATCACTTCCAATGTAACGGAATCTATTTGTTTTTCACGAAGTTTCGGTAGCAGGTAGTCGTATAGTAAAGCGGTGAGTTTGTTGCCTCTTTTGGAAGGAATAACACCGGTTCCGCCATTGTAAATCAGGTGTTTGTTGTTATTGATAGTGTAACCATGCAAGATGAATGCGATTAATTCATTATCCTCAAAAGCGCCAACGGAATAGTCTAACCGTATGTTTTCGGCATTGATTTTATGAAGCAATTGTTCTTTGGTAATCCGCATCGGGACCACATAATCGGAAAACGCTAAATTAAAAGTACTTAGGATAGTATCAATGCTCGTATTTTCGAGGGTTTGTAGTGTAATCATACTCTTTTTAAAACAATAGGAATCGGTTCTTTTCGGCTGAATAGGTTCCGACATAAATCAATGTTAAGGCACAACTCAAAGATAAAGCATGCACCAAGCAACCCAGTAGAAAGTAAGCTAAAGAATCGTCCGGTTGACTATAGTTGTGCATGGCAATATAAGCAATCAATATGGTTAGGGTGATCAAACTAATCAGGATGCCATACCCCAAGTAAAATAATCGTTTATTGACCAGTAAGGGGAGGGAAGCTATAGCTAAAAGTACTATATCGCGCCAAGCAAAGGCTTTTGAATTCCATAGGGTTTCTGCCAGACTCAAGGCGGCAATGAGCATAAAATACCCGGTGGCGATATACTTCAGTGTTGTTATGTTTGGTTTATTTTTTACCATTAGTGTGGGTATCCATGTGATGTTGCAGTTGCGATTTTAGTGTTTCCAAGTATTGCGCTAAATCGGTGGTGCTGATCTTTTTTTCGGTAGCTTCGCCCAAGGCCATAGGAGTTTCGCTCAAATACTTATACAGCTCAGGATAATGTGTTTCAATTACTGTAGTCAGTTGTATAATGTCCTGCATGAGTTGGTTCAGTGTTTTCATGATGCGTCATTTGGGATTTGTATGCCTTAAACAGTATCCAAATTTAATCAAAAAAGCTGAGGGAGAATCTTTGGTGCTACGGTTATTTTCGGATTTGGTAATTTGCTTATCTTTGGTCACCAAAATCAATTATACCATGTCTAAACAAATCAAAGCTTTTCTATACAACTTACTTTCGTTTGTGGTGTTGTTTGTGCCATTAATCTTTATTTTACAACGCTATACAAGCCTTACAGGGTTTTGGGTACCGGTTACCGCTTTTGTGGTGTTAACGTTGGCCGGACCAAAGTTCCAAGCCGTTAAAACCAAAGATGGGGAGAAGCTGTTTGTGAAATGGATATTCCTGAAAGGAGTGAAGGAGGTTAAATAATTACGAATTATGAATTACGAATTACGAGTTTCAGTTGATAAGAATATATAAGAGTTACTAATCAACATTATCCATTCCTAATTCATAATTTCTAATTCGTAATTGTTACTTCTTCTTCTCTGTCTTTTTTGCTTTTACCGTTGATTTGTATAACGGAAGGAAATACGAAACGGTATAGTT
Above is a genomic segment from Flavobacterium phycosphaerae containing:
- a CDS encoding GNAT family N-acetyltransferase yields the protein MITLQTLENTSIDTILSTFNLAFSDYVVPMRITKEQLLHKINAENIRLDYSVGAFEDNELIAFILHGYTINNNKHLIYNGGTGVIPSKRGNKLTALLYDYLLPKLREKQIDSVTLEVITTNKPAIVTYEKTGFKTIRTLDCFKGTIQQKVMLGTADIQVMNSLDWKQLTAFWDWQPSWQNAAPAIEKSKTDLVSLGIYQNKELCGYLIFNPKSNRIQQFAIAKTHRNKGLAGQLIGFIAANYTPEVSMINIDSSSATTIAFLQNSGFQKTVSQYEMELKL